DNA from Agarilytica rhodophyticola:
GGAATCCCGCTAAGTGAGTTCCTCCATCCCTTTGAGGAATATTATTGGTATAGCAGTAAATATTTTCCTGAAAGCCATCATTCCATTGCAGAGCTACTTCTACACCAACGCCGTCATCTCGTTGGGTAGTGAAGTGCATGACTTTGTTGATGGGATTCTTATTCTGATTCAGATATTCGACAAAAGCTCTCAAGCCACCTTCATATTCGTATATCTCTTCTTTACCAGTGCGCTCATCTTTTAAAACAATACGCACACCAGAGTTTAGGAAGGAAAGTTCTCTCAAACGTTTGGAGAGCATTTCGAAGTGGAATTCGATATTGCTAAATGTATCTGGGGAAGGCACGAAATGAATTTCTGTTCCTTGCTCTTCGGTCTCGCCAATGACATTTAACGGCGAAGCTGGAACACCGTGATTATAAACTTGCTCGAAAACTTGCCCTTTTCTTCGAATAGTAAGCTTTAATGTAGATGACAAGGCATTAACAACGGATACACCAACGCCATGCAACCCGCCAGAAACTTTATAGGTATTATCATCAAATTTTCCTCCTGCATGGAGTACTGTCATGATTACTTCAGCAGCGGAAACACCTTCATCATGCATTTCTGTCGGAATACCTCTGCCGTTATCCATAACACTCACAGATTCATCCGGATGGATAACAACTTTTATCTCACTACAGTGGCCTGCCAGAGCTTCATCAATTGAGTTATCTACTATCTCGAAAACCATATGGTGAAGGCCTGATCCATCATCAGTATCTCCGATGTACATACCCGGACGCTTTCTTACAGCGTCTAGGCCTTTTAACACCTTAATACTAGATCCATCGTAGTTGTTATTTTCATCATCTGACATACGAAAGTTTCTCTTTTATATTCTATTTTTTAACTCAGTGTTCCATGTTTCACGTGAAACATCTTTGGTTTTTCTTCTCTTTTTGAATCTGCCCAAATTCTCTCGACAAAATCATTATTGATCCCAGTTATAAATAATTGGGAGTCGAACTCCTCTAACCAAGTACCCAAGATTTTTTGATTATCCTCATCAAGCTCAGAGGGTAAATCATCAATAGCAAATATCGGATTACGATTAGTCTCGTTCTTAAATACTTTAGCCTCCGCGATAAATAACGCCGAAATCAGCAACTTTTGCTGACCTCTAGACAATATTTCTGTTGCGACTTGCTTTCCGCTTTTAATTCTTAAATCAGCCTTATGAGGTCCTAAAGTGGTGTAACCATATTGGAGATCTTTTTGATAACTTAATCTAAGCTGCTCTTCATAGTTTAAATCCTCTTCCTTCCAGCCACTAAAATATTCCATACTTATGTTCTTACTCTCAATGATTTCCGCAGCATCCCTAGCTGATCCAAGATTCGCCAAGACTTGAGAGAACGACACTGTAAGAGCTTCAAAACATTCTATCCTTAGAGCCTCTATACTCTCGCTGATTCGAGATATTTCCATGTCCCAGGGTTCTACCTCTGAATAGCTTATTTTACCATGACGGAGCAAACTATTCCGTTGCTTAATGCAGCGTGAGACTTGCTTCCACAAATCCGAGAACTCATGTTTCACGTGAAACACTAGCCAATCAAAATAGCGACGCCTTTCCTTTGGACCTCCCTCCAACAATTTAAACGAATTAGCATCTATCAATATAAGAGGAAGTTTTTCGGCTAGAGCAGCAGAGCTATTAACACTCCTTTCGCCTAACTTTATCTTAAATTCGCCTCCACGATTACGCTGAATACCTATAGGAACTGTTCCACCCTGCTCATCGATAACATGAGAAAAAAGCACAAACTCTTTTTGTGTGTCTCTGATCATGTTCCTAAATTTATGGGTACGATAAGA
Protein-coding regions in this window:
- the recF gene encoding DNA replication/repair protein RecF (All proteins in this family for which functions are known are DNA-binding proteins that assist the filamentation of RecA onto DNA for the initiation of recombination or recombinational repair.); the encoded protein is MPFLSKLVLQNFRNISSASVELDPHLNLIIGPNGSGKSSFLESLSVLAHGRSYRTHKFRNMIRDTQKEFVLFSHVIDEQGGTVPIGIQRNRGGEFKIKLGERSVNSSAALAEKLPLILIDANSFKLLEGGPKERRRYFDWLVFHVKHEFSDLWKQVSRCIKQRNSLLRHGKISYSEVEPWDMEISRISESIEALRIECFEALTVSFSQVLANLGSARDAAEIIESKNISMEYFSGWKEEDLNYEEQLRLSYQKDLQYGYTTLGPHKADLRIKSGKQVATEILSRGQQKLLISALFIAEAKVFKNETNRNPIFAIDDLPSELDEDNQKILGTWLEEFDSQLFITGINNDFVERIWADSKREEKPKMFHVKHGTLS